One Huiozyma naganishii CBS 8797 chromosome 4, complete genome genomic region harbors:
- the JSN1 gene encoding Jsn1p (similar to Saccharomyces cerevisiae JSN1 (YJR091C) and PUF2 (YPR042C); ancestral locus Anc_7.462): MVGDKKQTNATTGGENANYNGNNLINIPEVIDPGITIPIYEEDVILMEQAAPQKLGSYRARAGKFSNTLSNLLPSISAKLHHSKKGSKSNEEDGTSQANTSNTTSSLESPNSSMSMPGSAGSRSGNVILTSNTAPLKELPLDNTKLGHLTPPQEVIHFPDSTNHMLDVPRTSSDSFTFSSGLQPHPSRTRNNTMSSQLTSLSQGGTANNIWSTNINAPELPQHALHHLPTNTTNKIYYDALTRTTSNILNDQPGIAANNVINNLTVPGNSSVWSSNRPRSLSNASSIYMDAQLYEHNGRPRAGSSYGHNPNQIPLGNSMNTTGTNDPPFVCDDIDPRSINWVSTDPTVPPINQIASLLPTNTISISNVYPLQLQQPHLTNAINLTSTSLATLCSQFGEVKSARTLRGINVALVELDSVDSAVRALGALQGKEVSMTGAPSSVYFAKILPMHHHQVSQLSGNQQNVLGGREPMLSQPLLQEQLFNGAVTFQQQGNVSVPVFNQYYQQTQQPSAAPPQHIQQSHHQQGSSSGAGYQSHGQSYASHGNATEKEHCPFPLPPPVLLHEKNELENIISSFEVSPNAAEISTLLNKSYDFKGTVDITDFGPLPEPVSNKAFDAPKLRELRKSIDSDSLSQLELEQLAICMLDELPELSSDYLGNTVVQKMFEKASDIIKDIMLRKTSKYLTSMGVHKNGTWACQKIITRAKTPRQIMLVTKGIESYCVPLFTDQFGNYVIQCVLKFGFPWNSFIFESITANFWTIVQNRYGARAVRACLEAHDIVTPAQTLVLSSMIVLYAKYLATNSNSTLLLTWFLDTCVLSNRHSILVPRLTPYIVELCRHRLASLTILKILNYRGDDTARKTTLKALFGDYDSEEPPTVLKQILSDSSHGPTFIYKVLSMPLLEDDLRSRIVKKVCRVLQETPSAQQHRRLMEEVGLTPSTNATTGGAQPKHRKSGSHPFGQDNATHGRGQSMSSVRSNGSRQHQLAPTNGSAVGTQPTVAPSGGVGPTQGAGIPSGLGYYNYPGMFPAGGFPGPGNAPNMSSMPSGNVSTNGSGRTSHIADEISSQLDMFYLGNDTHISLPQLSVTNHSNGPNGPKGNGNPRK; this comes from the coding sequence ATGGTTGGTgacaaaaaacaaaccaATGCCACCACTGGCGGTGAAAACGCCAACTACAATGGTAATAATTTGATAAATATACCGGAAGTCATTGATCCCGGCATTACCATACCAATTTACGAAGAAGATGTTATTTTGATGGAACAAGCAGCTCCTCAAAAACTTGGCTCGTATAGAGCTCGTGCCGGGAAGTTCTCAAATACTTTAAGTAACCTACTCCCATCCATCAGCGCAAAATTGCATCACTCAAAAAAGGGCTCCAAAAGTAACGAAGAAGACGGCACTAGTCAAGCAAACACGAGTAACACAACCTCAAGCCTAGAAAGTCCTAATTCGAGCATGAGCATGCCTGGCAGTGCGGGAAGTCGGAGTGGTAATGTGATTCTAACAAGCAACACAGCGCCGTTGAAGGAGTTGCCACTGGACAATACGAAGCTTGGACACTTGACACCTCCCCAGGAGGTCATACATTTCCCAGACTCCACCAACCATATGTTGGATGTACCAAGAACTTCGAGTGATTCATTCACTTTTTCGTCTGGCTTACAACCACacccttcaagaacaagaaataaTACTATGTCCTCACAGTTAACATCACTGTCACAAGGTGGTACAGCGAATAACATCTGGTCAACTAACATCAACGCTCCGGAACTACCTCAACACGCATTGCACCATCTCCCAACAAATACTACCAATAAAATCTACTACGATGCTCTTACGCGCACAACTTCCAATATTCTCAATGATCAGCCCGGTATTGCAGCAAATAACGTTATAAACAATCTAACGGTTCCTGGAAATAGCAGCGTTTGGTCCTCAAACAGGCCGAGATCTCTGTCAAATGCATCAAGCATCTACATGGACGCGCAATTATATGAACACAATGGTAGACCTCGTGCGGGATCTAGTTATGGCCATAACCCTAACCAGATACCTCTTGGCAATAGTATGAACACGACTGGCACAAATGATCCACCATTTGTGTGTGACGACATCGACCCAAGATCTATCAACTGGGTTTCCACTGATCCAACCGTTCCACCAATCAACCAAATTGCAAGCCTACTTCCTACAAATACTATATCCATTTCTAACGTGTATCCGCTACAGTTACAACAACCACATTTGACTAATGCAATCAACTTGACTAGTACATCCTTGGCGACCTTATGCTCGCAATTCGGCGAAGTTAAATCCGCGAGAACTTTGAGGGGTATCAACGTGGCTTTAGTAGAACTAGATTCTGTCGATAGCGCAGTTCGAGCGTTAGGTGCTCTCCAAGGGAAAGAGGTTTCAATGACTGGTGCTCCAAGTAGTGTTTATTTTGCGAAGATTCTACCAATGCATCACCACCAAGTCTCCCAACTGAGCGgaaatcaacaaaatgTATTGGGAGGTCGCGAACCTATGCTTTCCCAACCTTTGTTACAGGAACAATTGTTCAATGGTGCTGTTACTTTTCAACAACAGGGAAATGTGTCTGTTCCTGTTTTCAACCAATACTACCAGCAGACACAACAACCATCGGCAGCCCCACCGCAACATATCCAACAATCGCACCACCAACAAGGTTCCTCTAGCGGTGCTGGATATCAAAGTCATGGTCAGTCTTATGCCTCGCATGGAAATGCAACCGAAAAAGAACATTGCCCATTCCCTCTACCCCCACCAGTACTACTGCATGAGAAAAACGAATTAGAAAACATCATCAGCTCATTCGAGGTTAGCCCAAATGCTGCTGAAATCAGCACCCTACTGAACAAATCTTACGACTTCAAGGGCACTGTCGATATTACTGATTTTGGACCTCTTCCTGAGCCAGTGTCAAACAAAGCATTCGATGCACCAAAGTTAAGAGAACTGAGAAAGAGTATTGACAGCGACAGTTTGTCGCAATTAGAATTGGAACAATTAGCAATTTGCATGCTTGACGAACTGCCAGAATTAAGTTCGGATTACCTAGGCAATACGGTTGTCCAAAAAATGTTTGAAAAGGCTTCGGATATCATCAAGGATATTATGCTAAGGAAAACGAGCAAGTATTTGACATCAATGGGTGTGCATAAAAATGGTACATGGGCATGCCAAAAAATTATCACAAGGGCAAAAACCCCAAGACAAATTATGCTAGTGACAAAAGGCATTGAGAGCTACTGTGTTCCACTATTTACGGACCAGTTCGGTAACTACGTCATTCAATgtgttttgaagtttggATTCCCGTGGAACAGCTTTATCTTCGAAAGCATCACCGCTAATTTTTGGACTATTGTTCAGAATAGATACGGTGCCAGGGCTGTCAGAGCATGCTTGGAGGCACATGACATTGTCACACCAGCACAAACATTAGTTTTGAGTAGTATGATTGTACTATACGCAAAGTATCTGGCCACTAATAGCAATAGCACCCTGTTATTGACTTGGTTCTTAGACACCTGCGTTCTTTCAAACAGACACTCTATTCTCGTACCACGTTTAACGCCTTATATTGTGGAATTGTGCCGCCATAGACTAGCCTCACTTACCATattaaaaattttaaacTATCGAGGGGATGACACCGCTAGAAAGACCACACTTAAAGCATTGTTTGGGGACTACGATTCGGAAGAACCTCCAACTGTACTAAAACAGATCTTAAGTGACTCATCGCACGGCCCCACATTTATTTACAAGGTACTTTCCATGCCGctacttgaagatgacCTCAGATCTCGCATCGTAAAGAAGGTGTGTAGAGTTTTGCAAGAAACTCCATCTGCGCAACAGCACCGTCGCTTGATGGAGGAAGTTGGTTTGACTCCATCGACGAATGCAACGACAGGTGGTGCTCAACCCAAGCATAGGAAGAGTGGTTCCCACCCCTTTGGCCAAGATAATGCGACACACGGAAGAGGACAATCGATGTCTAGTGTCCGTAGCAATGGGTCAAGACAACACCAATTGGCACCTACAAATGGATCCGCAGTAGGGACACAGCCCACTGTTGCTCCTTCGGGTGGTGTGGGCCCTACCCAAGGCGCTGGAATACCGAGTGGGCTGGGCTACTACAACTATCCGGGTATGTTTCCAGCTGGAGGATTTCCAGGCCCAGGAAATGCTCCAAATATGTCGTCAATGCCAAGCGGCAACGTCAGCACGAACGGCTCTGGTCGGACCTCACATATTGCAGATGAAATATCATCCCAACTGGACATGTTTTACTTGGGAAATGATACACACATCTCGTTACCGCAGTTAAGTGTCACTAATCATAGTAATGGACCAAACGGGCCAAAAGGAAACGGAAATCCCCGTAAATAA
- the BUD4 gene encoding Bud4p (similar to Saccharomyces cerevisiae BUD4 (YJR092W); ancestral locus Anc_7.463): MSVNNPDATLDLLYQNLEQSILEINHSDREENHLTVENLENEHFLESGTDMFLPPSNVMRETENSQASQHLSSPFRLDVASSGDTKSLQGASDTTPISISNEFKDNHKVSDNNYNLELLSGRTYIEYSTTRSNLRSPNSIKLKEMIYDEEELSKDKTSSDPQLSATLNMESATADLPFDSMTPFKVKHDESVSEKDAETGSTELSLVSGVDSSLQVMQPPPEVSLTNTVKINHFISGNDGENPPSRLSSGSSYDNERTELSTTIQSDHFRLLEDSVAQEDKQQSLSDISSSSINELVRPLVDGKSERLSPYRFPKDEKMESVVTSIGDYKSAKFSQTQSNLASSVSSSSADDEIYFEGLKLLDTINGVGSTQDLDVTSSCTDDEKNLNTGDNLKTHDITRNKEDSDDGERTTSNTSYPSSKHAFPSGSNLTATNNEMKPLDSLPLAENADDAAGKSYLATKDIPGYETNSNHSQIMSESFLDKEVSTIKHSMAEASLTEMVESRSMIISNNSESIGTKITMRSFSVPILTQALDEKDLRKLISLELSVKEPLLDHKNVKGNDINEFVTENESISSIVHSMNNEHPKTSEPPVEQNISSISSSEDLDEIEMAIENLRIEGAKESGETKKDSDAGIELQFPNQSNFDSRAASGVSIPFSDTPPTLPNLPKLDPLFDDALFKDDTETSTDSIKKNIEKNPTNYLAIWHLQEVTKPVSNTDNVTIKKEPKKSKLESKQFSCTFKPRIVHSTKIHYSEKRQNPETDSISFSKDFEGAIEELMSEPQSPRIGSLGSGPHQIWRNNVVELSDINKRKAFSIGRIFGPEVESSGIVKSSSNRACVEKAASVKSYEADVETTNEFIGSDFSEIDATPVTNTSEKVVSTPVKGVPFNTNHISSPFKVVPKRLQGESSKANERLLFSDISRPTSKAGKLEEDVRNFSVLDMPNTVQEKSVVEEPKEKLLDYGIVYLFLDRIKVELDGIKHHNATFSLEIDNGLNVTNTPWSTLDSSKYLVLNRELEIPITNHHQQMNITLKCKFDRPETQLVEAIHKVKVGKAFGGLGKNRYRYEKKFVQKKIAKDSWDYLFALDGSFGRAIITLNEAFLDAIAFKVDEKFSENMMNKWARIFGQSDGDKPLRELPHRLPYSIGKLKYQCSFIKRTSNLETFPSTFEAAKKVVQEYQYQQGIYKEGRLLQDGGDLDGVLQNRLFKLKGTRLIGYNESSMKAKIKINLLNVDVVVDSEQISKKGRNFTDLFLFGESCFQLVFKDGESITFISQNCLEETKEWFAILKKIVELNVTHQPWVKQLSQNVRTEKTDDVRIRMKNYYIDI; encoded by the coding sequence ATGTCGGTAAATAATCCGGATGCTACTCTGGATCTATTATACCAGAATTTGGAGCAGTCCATTTTGGAGATAAACCATAGTGATAGAGAGGAAAACCATTTGACGGTGGAAAATTTAGAGAATGAGCATTTCCTGGAATCTGGAACAGATATGTTCCTCCCTCCTTCTAATGTAATGCGtgaaacagaaaacagTCAGGCCAGTCAGCACTTATCTTCGCCCTTTAGATTGGACGTGGCTAGTAGCGGTGACACAAAAAGTCTTCAAGGAGCTAGCGACACTACCCCCATTTCTATTAGTAACGAATTCAAAGATAACCATAAAGTTAGCGATAATAATTACAATCTGGAACTCCTTTCAGGACGAACATACATAGAATACTCTACAACACGCTCAAATTTAAGAAGCCCTAATTCAATAAAACTGAAGGAGATGATAtatgatgaagaagagctAAGTAAGGACAAAACCTCTTCTGATCCGCAATTGTCAGCAACTTTAAATATGGAGTCTGCTACTGCAGATTTACCATTTGACTCGATGACACCATTCAAAGTAAAACATGATGAGTCTGTCAGTGAAAAAGATGCTGAGACAGGAAGCACCGAATTATCATTAGTGTCCGGTGTCGACTCGTCCCTACAGGTTATGCAACCACCACCGGAGGTATCGTTAACAAATACGGTAAAAATAAATCATTTCATATCAGGGAATGATGGTGAAAACCCTCCCTCACGACTCTCATCAGGATCTTCATACGATAACGAACGAACCGAACTTTCTACAACAATTCAGAGCGATCATTTTCGTTTATTGGAGGACAGCGTAGCTCAAGAAGACAAGCAACAGTCACTATCAGATATATCCAGTTCGTCTATAAATGAACTGGTTCGCCCATTAGTGGATGGAAAATCTGAACGGCTTTCTCCATATCGGTTCCCCAAAGATgagaaaatggaaagtgTTGTTACTTCCATCGGTGATTATAAGTCTGCTAAGTTTTCTCAAACCCAGTCAAATCTTGCTTCATCAGTATCATCTTCAAGTGCTGATGACGAAATTTATTTCGAAGGTCTCAAACTGTTAGATACCATAAATGGTGTAGGGAGTACTCAGGATTTGGATGTGACTTCCAGCTGTACTGACGATGAAAAGAACTTAAATACTGGGGATAACCTAAAGACACATGATATaacaagaaacaaagaaGACAGCGATGATGGTGAGAGAACGACTAGCAACACTTCAtatccttcttcaaagcatgCTTTTCCTTCTGGCAGTAACTTGACAGCTACAAATAATGAAATGAAACCACTTGACTCTTTGCCGCTAGCAGAAAATGCTGACGATGCAGCTGGTAAAAGCTACCTCGCGACAAAAGACATTCCTGGGTATGAAACGAATTCCAATCATAGTCAAATTATGTCAGAATCTTTCTTGGATAAAGAGGTATCAACAATTAAACACTCAATGGCAGAAGCTTCTTTAACCGAGATGGTGGAAAGTCGTAGTATGATAATTTCAAATAACTCTGAAAGCATTGGGACAAAAATCACTATGAGATCCTTTTCGGTTCCTATATTGACACAAGCTCTTGACGAAAAAGATCTAAGAAAGCTAATATCTTTAGAACTGTCAGTCAAGGAACCCCTTTTGGACCACAAGAATGTTAAAGGAAATGATATTAACGAGTTTGTTACAGAAAACGAATCTATCTCTAGCATAGTACACTCAATGAATAACGAACACCCTAAAACTTCAGAGCCACCTGTTGAACAGAATATAAGTTCTATTTCATCGAGCGAAGATCTGGATGAAATAGAAATGGCAATTGAAAATTTACGTATCGAAGGTGCAAAGGAAAGTGGtgaaaccaaaaaagaCTCAGATGCAGGAATTGAACTGCAATTTCCTAATCAGTCCAATTTTGACTCTAGAGCAGCTTCAGGGGTCTCAATTCCCTTCAGTGATACTCCTCCGACTTTACCGAATTTGCCTAAACTAGACCCGTTATTTGACGACgctttgttcaaagatgaTACAGAAACTTCCACTGATTcgatcaaaaaaaatatagagAAGAACCCAACCAACTATTTGGCAATATGGCATTTGCAAGAAGTCACCAAACCAGTTTCGAATACAGATAACGTTACTATCAAGAAGgaaccaaaaaaatcaaagcTGGAATCCAAACAATTTAGTTGTACATTTAAACCTCGCATAGTCCATAGCACGAAAATACACTACTCCGAGAAAAGACAAAATCCTGAAACAGATTCAATTTCGTTTAGTAAGgattttgaaggagcaATAGAAGAGCTGATGTCGGAACCTCAATCACCAAGAATAGGCAGTTTGGGGAGCGGACCTCATCAAATATGGAGAAATAACGTCGTCGAACTATCCGATATTAATAAAAGAAAAGCTTTTAGCATAGGCAGGATTTTTGGTCCTGAAGTGGAATCCTCGGGTATTGTTAAATCCTCAAGTAACAGGGCTTGCGTGGAAAAGGCGGCAAGTGTGAAGAGTTATGAAGCCGACGTCGAGACGACGAATGAGTTTATTGGGAGCGATTTCTCAGAAATAGACGCCACCCCTGTCACCAATACCAGTGAAAAAGTTGTCTCCACTCCTGTCAAAGGCGTCCCTTTTAACACAAACCATATTAGCAGTCCGTTTAAAGTTGTTCCAAAAAGGTTACAGGGGGAATCTTCTAAGGCTAATGAACGCTTGTTGTTTTCTGATATAAGTCGTCCAACATCAAAAGCAGGAAAGTTGGAGGAGGACGTAAGGAATTTCAGCGTTTTAGATATGCCTAATACggtacaagaaaaaagtgTGGTAGAAGAACCTAAGGAAAAACTTCTCGATTATGGAATTGTATACCTTTTCCTGGATCGTATCAAAGTAGAATTGGATGGTATCAAGCACCACAATGCGACTTTCTCCTTAGAGATCGATAATGGGCTAAACGTTACCAACACACCCTGGAGCACACTTGACTCTAGCAAGTATCTAGTTCTTAATAGGGAACTTGAGATTCCAATAACGAATCACCATCAGCAGATGAACATTACGTTGAAATGTAAATTTGACAGACCAGAAACTCAGTTGGTTGAGGCTATCCACAAAGTGAAAGTCGGTAAAGCATTTGGAGGATTGGGCAAGAATAGATATAGATATGAGAAGAAAttcgttcaaaaaaaaatagctAAAGACAGCTGGGACTATCTTTTCGCCTTGGATGGATCTTTTGGGCGTGCTATCATAACGCTAAATGAGGCATTCTTGGATGCTATTGCCTTCAAGGTCGATGAAAAGTTTAGTGAAAATATGATGAACAAATGGGCAAGAATTTTTGGGCAATCAGATGGGGATAAGCCATTGCGTGAACTGCCACATAGACTACCTTATTCTATTGGGAAATTAAAGTACCAGTGCTCCTTCATCAAAAGAACTTCGAATCTGGAAACTTTCCCCAGTACCTTTGAGGCTGCGAAAAAAGTTGTGCAGGAGTATCAGTATCAACAGGGCATATACAAAGAGGGACGCTTGTTGCAAGACGGTGGGGACTTGGATGGTGTGCTTCAAAACAGACTTTTCAAGCTAAAGGGGACTAGACTTATTGGCTATAACGAGAGTTCTATGAAAGCgaaaatcaaaatcaatttACTCAATGTTGATGTCGTGGTGGATAGTGAGcagatttcaaagaaaggGAGAAATTTCACAGActtgtttctctttggcGAATCCTGCTTCCAACTTGTTTTCAAGGATGGTGAATCTATAACCTTCATTTCGCAGAACTGCTTGgaagaaaccaaagagTGGTTTGCTATCCTCAAGAAAATTGTAGAGTTGAATGTAACCCATCAACCATGGGTCAAGCAACTCTCTCAAAACGTAAGGACAGAAAAGACTGATGATGTTCGAATTCGTATGAAGAACTATTATATTGATATTTAA